The following are encoded together in the Vigna unguiculata cultivar IT97K-499-35 chromosome 2, ASM411807v1, whole genome shotgun sequence genome:
- the LOC114169725 gene encoding uncharacterized protein LOC114169725, which produces MGKKEGDLWDDSALITAFDHAISTYKKMHISGKNKGNTVQEAETVIGEEASCVDFASSDTTRDADTNDHIPATDVPDSGETSNEAKLEEDHHVESLVEQPCVHSASGQGIQSGQSNAYTEGVDDYNQLVTQYYELEEKRAKILEQLNQYGSWNYQNGAAVSSFGVPYSDPQENSMAAYQVSDPNAVCTCCPCYSQCLPEPRTSIPGCSLGELSVGKPCNNAYVEMDHKMSFPYKDDDIRKMAMGAAEKALSTIRTTISGDFNANEGKERNNSEPEEISGPETDLAAVLNAWYSAGFCTGKYLVEQSIQNRRQM; this is translated from the exons ATGGGGAAGAAGGAAGGAGATCTATGGGACGATTCGGCTCTCATCACTGCCTTCGACCACGCTATTTCCACTTACAAG AAAATGCATATCAGTGGCAAGAACAAAGGCAACACTGTTCAAGAAGCGGAGACAGTGATCGGAGAAGAAGCCTCCTGTGTTGACTTCGCAAGTTCCGACACTACAAG GGATGCTGACACGAATGACCATATTCCAGCTACTGACGTGCCTGATTCAGGTGAGACTAGTAATGAGGCAAAACTGGAAGAGGATCATCACGTAGAGTCACTGGTGGAGCAACCTTGCGTGCATTCAGCAAGTGGTCAAGGCATCCAGAGTGGGCAGAGCAATGCATATACGGAAGGTGTAGATGACTATAATCAGTTAGTTACGCAGTATTATGAACTGGAGGAGAAAAGGGCGAAGATTTTGGAGCAACTCAATCAATACGGCTCTTGGAATTACCAAAATGGGGCTGCTGTTTCTAGTTTTGGTGTACCATATTCTGATCCTCAAGAGAATTCAATGGCTGCGTACCAAGTTTCTGATCCAAATGCTGTCTGTACATGTTGCCCCTGTTATAGTCAATGTCTGCCGGAACCACGCACATCAATTCCTGGTTGTTCTTTGGGTGAATTATCTGTTGGCAAGCCCTGTAACAATGCTTATGTGGAAATGGATCATAAAATGTCATTTCCTTATAAGGATGATGACATCCGCAAAATGGCAATGGGAGCTGCAGAGAAGGCACTGTCTACGATTAGAACAACCATATCTGGCGATTTTAATGCAAACGAAG GAAAGGAGAGAAACAATTCTGAACCCGAAGAAATTAGTGGCCCGGAAACGGATCTTGCTGCTGTTTTGAATGCCTGGTATTCTGCTGGCTTCTGTACTGGAAA GTATCTTGTTGAACAATCCATTCAAAACAGAAGACAAATGTAA
- the LOC114174004 gene encoding uncharacterized protein At1g32220, chloroplastic → MASFLSILPAVSARPVPSAFSLTRPSFQAQPTLHFKNHGFAVSCSYAEAGVNADSKSTTIDVVADVKSERIVVLGGNGFVGSAICKAAVSRGIEVISLSRSGRPNYADAWVDQVTWVSGDVFYVNWDEVLVGATAVVSTLGGFGSDEQMKRINGEANVVAVNAAKEYGIPKFILISVHDYNLPSFLLSSGYFTGKRKAESEVLSKYPNSGIVFRPGFIYGKRRVDGFEVPLDLVGEPAEKLLRAVENFTKPLSSLPASDLLLAPPVSVDDVALAVINGVTDDDFFGVFTIEQIKEAANKVRV, encoded by the exons ATGGCGTCGTTTTTGTCTATTCTCCCTGCTGTTTCTGCTCGTCCGGTTCCCAGTGCCTTCTCCCTCACAAGACCTTCTTTTCAAGCCCAACCCACCTTGCATTTCAAAAATCACGG GTTTGCAGTTAGCTGTAGTTATGCAGAAGCAGGTGTCAATGCTGATTCTAAATCTACCACCATAGATGTTGTGGCTGATGTTAAAAGTGAACGG ATTGTAGTCTTAGGAGGAAATGGCTTTGTTGGTTCCGCCATATGCAAGGCAGCAGTATCTAGGGGCATAGAGGTCATAAGCCTAAGCAG GTCAGGGCGACCCAATTATGCCGATGCATGGGTAGATCAGGTTACTTGGGTTTCAG GAGATGTTTTTTATGTAAACTGGGATGAAGTACTTGTGGGAGCTACAGCAGTTGTTTCAACACTTGGAGGTTTTGGTAGTGACGAACAGATGAAAAGAATTAATGGCGAGGCTAATGTTGTGGCTGTGAATGCTGCAAAGGAATATG GAATTCCCAAATTCATCTTGATCTCAGTTCACGATTATAACTTACCGTCATTTTTACTTTCCTCTGGGTACTTCACTGGAAAGAGGAAAGCAGAATCCGAGGTTCTGTCTAAATACCCCAATTCAG GTATTGTCTTCAGACCTGGGTTCATATATGGGAAAAGGAGAGTGGACGGTTTTGAGGTTCCTTTGGATTTGGTAGGGGAGCCAGCAGAAAAACTTCTACGAGCAGTAGAGAACTTCACCAAACCTTTAAGCTCTCTTCCTGCATCTGATCTACTCTTGGCTCCACCTGTTAGTGTTGATGACGTTGCATTGGCAGTTATCAATGGTGTCACAGATGATGATTTCTTTGGCGTTTTTACAATTGAGCAGATTAAGGAAGCTGCCAATAAAGTACGGGTATGA
- the LOC114174005 gene encoding dolichyl-diphosphooligosaccharide--protein glycosyltransferase subunit DAD1, with amino-acid sequence MARSSSKDAQDLFRALWSAYAATPTNLKIIDLYVMFAVFTALIQVVYIALVGSFPFNSFLSGVLSCVGTAVLAVCLRIQVNKENKEFKDLAPERAFADFVLCNLVLHLVIMNFLG; translated from the exons ATGGCGAGGTCTAGCAGCAAGGATGCACAAGACCTTTTCCGCGCTCTTTGGTCTGCGTATGCTGCAACTCCTACGAATCTCAAG ATCATTGACCTCTACGTCATGTTCGCCGTTTTCACCGCTCTCATCCAG GTAGTTTACATAGCTTTGGTGGGATCATTTCCTTTTAACTCCTTCCTATCAGGAGTGCTTTCTTGTGTTGGAACTGCTGTTCTTGCTG TTTGTCTCAGGATCCAAGTGAATAAAGAGAATAAGGAATTCAAG GATCTTGCACCCGAGCGAGCTTTTGCAGATTTTGTTCTCTGTAATTTGGTGCTTCATTTGGTGATCATGAACTTCCTTGGTTAA